The genomic interval TTCCATAATATTCCTCCTTAGGTTTTAGTAACAGTTCTTGCAGTAGGAACTTTATGGCCACGAAAGGTACGAGTTGCAGCAAATTCACCAAGTCTATGTCCCACCATATCCTGTGTAATATAAACAGGAATATGTGTTTTTCCATTATGTACTGCAACTGTATGTCCTATCATTTCTTTAGTAATCGCAGATCTCCTGCACCATACCTTTATTACTTTCTTTTCACCTTTTTTGTTTAAATTCTGGATCTTTCCAAGAAGCTTTGGATCCACAAACATATTTTTTTTACTCATCCTTACTTCCTCCTTCTAACAATATATTTATCGGAAGTTTTATTTTTCTTTCTCGTTCTATAGCCAAGAGTAGGTTTTCCCCAGGGAGTCAAAGGACCAGGATGACCAATAGGAGATTTGCCTTCGCCTCCACCATGTGGATGATCCACTGGATTCATAACTACACCTCTTACGCTAGGTCTCTTTCCAAGATGTCTGTTAGTACCTGCTTTCCCAAGCTTAATATTCCCATGATCTACATTACTTACCTGGCCAATAGTTGCCCAACAGTTTAAATTGATCATCCTTACTTCCCCAGATGAAAGCTTCACATGTGCATATTTACCCTCTTTAGCAAGCAATTGAGCGCCTCCACCGGCAGATCGCACTAACATAGCTCCTCTTTCCGGAAACAACTCTATATTATGAATAATTGAACCTAATGGTATATTTTTTATTGGAAGCGCATTACCAACCTTGATTTCGGCATTTTCCCCAGCTGTTACTGTATCACCCACTTTTAACCCTACCGGAGCAATAATATATCTTTTCGCACCGTCGTTATAAGTAAGCAAAGCAATATGTGCCGATCTATTTGGATCATACTCTATTGCCTTTACCTTTGCAGGTATATCTCTTTTATCGCGCTTAAAATCAATAATACGATACAGCCTTTTATGGCCACCACCTCTCCGTCTCATTGTAATTTTGCCAGTATTATTTCTTCCAGCTTTTTTCCTTAGCCCTACAACCAATGATTTTTCTGGTTTTTTCTTTGTTACTTCTTCGTGTACCTGAACTGATTTTCCTCTAAAACCAGGAGTTGTAGGTTTATACTCTTTTATTCCCATCCTATACCTCCACTATACATGATGCATTAAATCAATCTTATGACCAGGATAGAGAGTAACGATTGCCTTTTTGTAAGAAGGCGTTTTTTTAAACGCATACTTTACTCTCTTCCTTTTTCCAAATACTTTGCTTATATTAACATCTTTTACTTTTACAGAGAAAAACTCTTCTACGGCGTCTTTCACCATACGTGCATTCGCACGTTTATCTACAAGAAACACATACTTGCCTTTCTCAGCAAGAGCAGTAGCCTTTTCTGTAACAAGAGGTCTAATTAAAACTTCTATATTACTCATTTTTCCACCATCCTTGCATTTCTTCCACTGCTTCCTTAGTAAACAGAATCGATTCGTATACTA from Caldisericota bacterium carries:
- the rpsS gene encoding 30S ribosomal protein S19, with the protein product MSKKNMFVDPKLLGKIQNLNKKGEKKVIKVWCRRSAITKEMIGHTVAVHNGKTHIPVYITQDMVGHRLGEFAATRTFRGHKVPTARTVTKT
- the rplB gene encoding 50S ribosomal protein L2, which gives rise to MGIKEYKPTTPGFRGKSVQVHEEVTKKKPEKSLVVGLRKKAGRNNTGKITMRRRGGGHKRLYRIIDFKRDKRDIPAKVKAIEYDPNRSAHIALLTYNDGAKRYIIAPVGLKVGDTVTAGENAEIKVGNALPIKNIPLGSIIHNIELFPERGAMLVRSAGGGAQLLAKEGKYAHVKLSSGEVRMINLNCWATIGQVSNVDHGNIKLGKAGTNRHLGKRPSVRGVVMNPVDHPHGGGEGKSPIGHPGPLTPWGKPTLGYRTRKKNKTSDKYIVRRRK
- the rplW gene encoding 50S ribosomal protein L23 — its product is MSNIEVLIRPLVTEKATALAEKGKYVFLVDKRANARMVKDAVEEFFSVKVKDVNISKVFGKRKRVKYAFKKTPSYKKAIVTLYPGHKIDLMHHV